From Daucus carota subsp. sativus chromosome 6, DH1 v3.0, whole genome shotgun sequence, the proteins below share one genomic window:
- the LOC108192884 gene encoding uncharacterized membrane protein At1g75140 translates to MAVPLKGKSFSLYLLLISYILNLSLVFADTSFDNSNEPHDTISHTPSSNIADLNVLNQQQVQIKKLEEVVRNLTQLVYKLESITIETFGGKKKDPIHKKVKRKTEDGGSVSNVRDGEISGAVSITKHSLFWSERFQFVSAVKLDSNVTCVSVLPFKDSEGLSKYVVVGNDEGKVFVFSRNGNVLLEFSTLSDSPVTALLSYMSSHNQSVLVTGHENGIILRHSISEVSSGEEGNSLFMENDRKFIVLEIEEEGSPITILEVHHVGRTRYIISIDNSGKIKVFKENGSLHGLAVPTSRPLVFLKQKLLFLTETGAGSLDLRTMKILESGCEGLNYSYVWNFAFDATERSKAYGFTSEGELIHLLLLGDSKNFKCRIRSIKKLDMDEPLAIQTIKGYLLVSNREKVFVYNVSSPHYARSGGPRLLFSAGLDEIVASFLNYQLELDAEKDGVIPLIGSDQEKLVVLSLGSGYVGVYRSNLPIYRGESSSMIWGTPLVIFIVFVFGAWKFFANKKEAYSLWGPEDPFTSTSVTNENEAPLVSNSGERSFMDSSSRSDIMDLRGGGLRGPSRRYGSPSRYPGGAANSFRPNSNDTNSNSRPASVDQNYRPTTYSTETNSRHASVDPNYRAASELKFRPKLESAAYSSDTNSITSSVDPNYRAASELKYRPNVDSTTYSHRRESLYGNSPVGDDSS, encoded by the coding sequence ATGGCAGTCCCCCTCAAAGGCAAGTCCTTCTCTCTCTATCTCCTCTTAATCTCTTATATTCTCAATTTATCTCTAGTTTTTGCAGATACAAGTTTTGATAATTCTAATGAACCCCATGACACAATTTCTCACACACCCAGTAGCAATATAGCTGATTTAAATGTATTGAATCAACAACAAGTTCAGATTAAGAAGCTTGAAGAGGTCGTTAGGAATCTGACCCAgttggtttataagttagagtCAATAACGATTGAAACTTTtgggggaaaaaaaaaagacccTATTCATAAAAAGGTTAAAAGAAAGACAGAGGATGGTGGTTCTGTAAGTAATGTGAGAGATGGAGAGATAAGTGGAGCAGTGTCGATTACGAAGCATAGTCTTTTTTGGTCTGAGAGGTTTCAGTTTGTTTCGGCTGTGAAGCTGGATTCTAATGTTACTTGTGTTAGTGTGTTGCCGTTTAAGGATTCGGAAGGATTAAGCAAGTATGTTGTGGTTGGGAATGATGAAGGGAAGGTTTTTGTGTTCTCGAGAAATGGGAATGTGTTGCTTGAGTTTAGTACGTTGTCAGATTCACCGGTTACAGCTTTGTTGTCGTATATGTCTTCACATAATCAAAGTGTCTTGGTCACGGGGCATGAAAATGGAATTATTTTAAGGCATAGTATATCGGAGGTGTCGAGTGGTGAGGAAGGGAATTCACTTTTTATGGAGAATGACAGAAAATTTATTGTATTGGAGATCGAAGAAGAGGGGTCGCCGATTACTATCTTGGAAGTACATCATGTTGGGAGGACAAGGTACATTATATCCATTGATAATAGTGGAAAAATTAAGGTTTTTAAAGAGAACGGGTCTCTTCATGGGTTAGCAGTGCCAACAAGTAGACCACTTGTGTTTCTGAAGCAAAAGCTCTTGTTTCTTACCGAGACTGGGGCAGGATCACTGGATTTAAGGACCATGAAAATTTTGGAGTCTGGTTGTGAAGGTTTGAACTATTCTTATGTCTGGAATTTTGCATTTGATGCTACCGAAAGGTCAAAAGCATATGGTTTTACATCAGAGGGTGAATTGATCCACTTGTTGCTGTTGGGtgattcaaagaacttcaaatGCAGGATCAGATCTATTAAGAAGTTAGATATGGATGAACCTCTAGCTATTCAGACTATTAAAGGTTATTTGCTTGTTTCTAACAGGGAGAAGGTATTTGTCTACAATGTTTCATCTCCACACTATGCTAGGTCTGGTGGGCCTCGGCTTTTGTTTTCTGCTGGTCTTGATGAAATAGTAGCCTCCTTTCTCAACTATCAGTTGGAGTTAGATGCAGAAAAGGATGGGGTCATCCCATTGATAGGAAGTGATCAGGAAAAACTTGTTGTTCTCAGTCTTGGAAGTGGATACGTGGGAGTCTATCGCTCAAATCTTCCAATATATCGAGGAGAATCCAGTTCCATGATATGGGGCACTCCTCTGGTAATTTTCATTGTGTTCGTATTTGGAGCATGGAAATTCTTTGCCAATAAAAAAGAAGCTTATTCCTTGTGGGGACCTGAAGATCCCTTCACTTCCACGTCGgttacaaatgaaaatgaagctcctTTAGTGTCAAATTCAGGGGAAAGATCTTTTATGGATTCTTCTTCTAGGAGTGATATAATGGATTTGCGAGGTGGTGGTCTAAGAGGCCCATCGAGAAGGTATGGCTCACCATCTCGGTATCCTGGTGGAGCAGCTAATTCATTTAGGCCCAACTCCAATGATACCAATTCCAATTCCAGACCAGCCTCTGTCGATCAAAATTATAGGCCCACAACATACTCCACTGAGACCAACTCCAGACATGCATCTGTTGATCCAAATTATAGGGCAGCATCAGAGTTGAAATTCAGACCGAA